GGAGCTGGGCGTCGCCGGCGCCTCGGACAACCCCTACGCGCCGCCGCGCGAGGAGCCGCACCCGATGCCGGCGTTCGAGCCCTCCTACAGCGACTCGCTGTTCGCGGAGGCGTGCGAGGAGCTCGGGATCGACATGCACTCGGTGCCGAACGCGCGCAACTCCGAGCCGTACGACGACCGCTCCGCCTGCGTCGGCTACGGCACCTGCCAGCCCGTCTGTCCGGCGGGCGCGAAGTACGACGCGACCGTCCACGCCGAGCGCGCGGAAGAGCGGGGCGCGACCGTGATCGACCGCGCGCCCGTCCAGCGGCTGGAGCACGACGCCGACCGCGTCACCGCCGCGGTGTACGCGACGCCCGACGGCGAAGAGCACAGGCAGGCGGCCGACGCCTTCGTCGTCGCCTGCGGGGGCGTGGAGACGCCGCGGCTCCTCCTGCTCTCGGAGTCGGACGAGTATCCCGACGGGCTCGCGAACTCCAGCGGAACGGTCGGGAAGTTCTTCATGGACCACCTGTTCGCGGGCGTCGGCGGCACCCTCGACGAGCCGACGCGACAGAACCACGTCGGCTTCTACACGAGCGCCTGCGATCAGTTCTACGACGAGGCCGACGCGGAGGTCGCCCCGTTCAAGCTGGAGTTCTTCAACTACGCCGGCCCCTCGCCGGTCGAGCAGGCGCTGACCGGCGACGACTGGGGGGACGAGCTGTTGGGGCGGCTCCGCGACGGCTACGGCACCCACGTGGCGATGGGCGGGCTCGTCGAGCAGCTCCCCCGATCGGACAGCTACGTCGGGCTCGACCCCGACCGCACCGACGATCACGGCAACCCCGTCCCCGAGGTCCACTGGAACGTCGGCGACCGGGCGCTCCGGACCGTCGAGCGCGCCAACGAGGTCCAGCGGTCGATCCTCGAGGAGCTGGGCGCGGAGATCGAGTGGGTCGCCGGCCCCGACGCCACCGGCCCCGCCTACCATCACATGGGCACCACCCGGATGAGCGCCGACCCCGACGCGGGCGTCGTCGACGCCGAGTGTCGGACCCACGACCTAGACAACTGCTGGATCGCGTCGAGCTCCGTGTTCCCCACGGGCGGCGCGATGAACCCGACGCTCACGATCGCCGCGCTGGCGCTACGCGTCGCCGACGACATCGAGCGCCGACTCTGAATTCTGTTTTAGGTAAACCTAAAAACTCAAGTGGGTGGAGCGGCCCGTACGAGGTAATGAGCGGATCACTCAGCGCGAACGGGTCGGCCGACGAGATCGACGAGGCGGAGAACGGGGTGGCGACCGCGACCGACGGCGACGCGGCGACCGGCGAGAGAGACGCGGCCGCCGAGGGCGCCGAGGAGCACTACACCTTCGACGACGTCAGCGTCGTGA
Above is a window of Halorubrum depositum DNA encoding:
- a CDS encoding GMC family oxidoreductase, whose protein sequence is MSAGGGREAAAGREGVERDIDRSPVANADVCVVGAGPAGALVADRLAADREVVVLDAGPRFDPADRLARQERAIRPSYDRPDVWDVGGERDAHSNDGERFYPLNHARVKGVGGSTLHWQGMVMRLHEDDFNSGTTRGIGPDWPIEYADLRPYYAEAERELGVAGASDNPYAPPREEPHPMPAFEPSYSDSLFAEACEELGIDMHSVPNARNSEPYDDRSACVGYGTCQPVCPAGAKYDATVHAERAEERGATVIDRAPVQRLEHDADRVTAAVYATPDGEEHRQAADAFVVACGGVETPRLLLLSESDEYPDGLANSSGTVGKFFMDHLFAGVGGTLDEPTRQNHVGFYTSACDQFYDEADAEVAPFKLEFFNYAGPSPVEQALTGDDWGDELLGRLRDGYGTHVAMGGLVEQLPRSDSYVGLDPDRTDDHGNPVPEVHWNVGDRALRTVERANEVQRSILEELGAEIEWVAGPDATGPAYHHMGTTRMSADPDAGVVDAECRTHDLDNCWIASSSVFPTGGAMNPTLTIAALALRVADDIERRL